GGAATCGTGAGAAATGATCAGTCTAATGAGGTTTGTCTTTCTTCTGTTCCTAAAAATGAAAACGAAAAAGCGTATCTGTTTTTCAATTTTGACGCGTACTCCTCATATTGTAAAGAGTATAGGGAATATTGGGAATGGGTGGAAAAAAGAAATGAAGAAAGATATAAAACCAACCAGCAGCATAAAGGAGGGTACGATTCCAAAAACATGATGCATACAATAAGGCTGCTGCAAATGGCCGAAGAAGCTTTGGTTACAGGCCGGTTAAATGTAAAAAGAGAAAATAGAGAGGAGTTATTAGCGATAAAATCAGGAGCAAAAGCGTATGAAGAATTGCTGGCAAAAGCGGAAAGTTATATAAACCGGATTGAATGCTTTTACAGAGCGAGTTGTTTAAAGGATCAGCCGGATGAAAAACTGGCGAAAGAAATATTGGTTAACATGCGAAAAGAATTGTATGCTGAATAGTAACAATTATATAGCAAAATGTTGTTTCCAAACGGGCGGGAAAATCAAATAAAATTATTATATTTGATTCTCCCGCCTTATCTTTTCAATCCCCAGAAAAAAGAAAAAACTAAAGTACAAAGAAACGCTCTTTGTGTGTTCGTATGCTTAAAAACGATAGAATGGAATTAGATATAGTTGTTAAACAAATAGGTAAAAAACGTCCGGTAATCGAAAGGCAAAAGATTGTATTGGTCAATTCGGATGTTTTGGTAAGCTTAAAGGAGCTGATCTTAAAAATCGTTCAGATTAAAGCAGAAGAATATAATAATAAAACTATCGATACCGAAGAATACGATACAACACATTCGCCGTCGGAAGAATATCTTTCTGCATTAACACAAACCGGAAAAGCAGGATTTCAAAATATCTATAACGAGAACAAAGTAGATATTGCAGCCGCTCAGGAAAATGCATTATTGTCCTATGAAGATGGATTATATGCTGTTTTTTATGGAGATGATGAAATGTCAGACAGTAATCAGGTCATTGATTTAAGCGAAAAAAAAGAACTAACATTTATAAGGCTGACTTTCCTTGTGGGAAGTTATTGGTAGTAATATTTAAATTATGTAATCATGTCGATTGAAACTTTTTTAAAGCAGAGAGAAATTAAGAATCCTATTGATCAGTATAAGGAAGAGCTTCAGCAAATTGTTGAGGGAACCGGATTTTTTAAACTGTTCAAAAAGAAAAAGCTGTCTAAAAAAGCGGCCGCTTTAGGATTGGAATTGATAAAGAAGAATAAAAGCGGATATTATGGAAATGCGGCTATTACTCTTGGCTCGTCAAGAGCTGAGGTATTCAAAAATCTGATTCCGGAAAAAATCTGGGATATCCGCGAGTATTATGACTTACTGATTTATTTCTTTGGAGAAGAAAAAGCAGTATATGTGAAATATGCCTGGGAGCAAATGCCATATAAAATATACCAGAGCAGTTATTTAAGGAGATCGTTCAGAGCTCCCAATGATGAAAATTTTGCAATAATCAATCAGGTTAATTTTCTGATCAATATACTACAGCCGCTATCGAAGTACGATTATAAAACAGGAAAGACCAGTTATTACAATCTGAATATGGAGGAGCATATAGCCTATACTCATGAGTTTTATGGCAATGATAACTTTTATATATGGTCGGCTGCCATCGATTTGAATAACGAAAAAATATTCAGGCTGTTAGAAGAGATTATACAGAATAAAAGTGAAACCGGAAAAGTTTCCAGGGAATGTATTTTAGCATTGCTTAACGCTAAGAACAAAGCCGGCTGGCTGCTGGTAGAGAAATTACTGCTGGCGGCACAACGCCAGGAAGGACTTCGGCAGGTTATCGTGGAAGCTTTGGATGAAGCCAATGTGGAAGCATTGAAATACATGATAGACGTTATTTTAGAACATAAACTAACCCGCTTTTCTTCAATCGTCAGAGCGGTTGATGTCTGGACCGGTTTAGGCTGGGAGGCCGAAAAGGAAAGCACAATTAAAACAACCTTACAATTTGCTAAAGAATTTTTAAATCATCCTGAGAAAATAGCCCAGGCAATAAAAAGTACCAACAATATTGAGGTTTATATGGCGCTTTGGGCACAGGGAGTGGAGGATGTTGATAAAACCGTAGTATACTTACAGGAACTTCTTGACAAAGGAACAATTGAAAAAAAATGTCTGGCGTTAAAATTCGCAAGTGAATTATGCCATCCGGCCATAGAAATGCCCTTATACTATCAGGCTGTAAAAGAACCAAATTTACAGATTCTGGCCTTTTGTTTTAAAGGAATGAATCCCCTTTTAAATGCTAATGCGAAATCGGAGTTTTATATTAATAATGACGATTTCCCTGCTTTTTTTGACCAATTAGATGCGCTTTTAGGACAGATAAGCGAGAAAGAAAAAGTATTCGACGGAAAGGTATTTTCCTGGCTGAAAGCAAAATTCAACAGGAATGATATTTACGAAGCGATGATCTTATTAGTAGGGCAGGACAGGGGAAAACTGGACAGGATAATGGAGAACTTCTCCGGGATGGCTATAAGCCTTAGGGAATCACTAACGCGAAACATCCTGAAAGACTTCTATCAGTATTCGTTTTCGTATGGTGAAAAAAACAATAAAAATATACCTTCTGATTTTCAAAGAGAATTTGCCTTTAAGCTATTAAAAGACAGGGGCGAGGCCATAGTGGCAACAGCCATCAATACATTAAAGCCTCTTAAATTAAATGAAAAGGAATTAAACCATTTTTTTGAACTGTTTAAAAGAAAAGGAGCGACCCTAAGAATGCACCTGATCGACCTGATATTAAAGCAGGATGACGAACAGCTCAACGCCTTTATAGCAAATCTGTTAACAAACGGTGACAGCGAACAGCGAATGGCTGGTTTGGAACTAATGATAAAATTGAAAGAAGCATCGAGGCTGCTGCCGGAAATTGAAAATTGGACTGCAGCATTCAATAAAAGAGCAAAAATATCTGAAAAAGAGCAAAAAATAATCCGGCAACTTTCAGATCATAACGAAACAGCGATTCTTTCGGCAGCAAATGGCTATGGTTTATACGATCCGGAAAAAATAAGCCCTTTTGCCTTGCCGGTAATAGAAGAAGATAGTTACTATAAAAAAGCGGTAAAAGAAAATAAATATGGTTTTTCAAAACCATTGCACATCATTAAATCTGATTTGGAACAATTGAGTGCGCTTTATTTGAACAATAAGGAATATGAATATACCAGTGAAGATTATTACGGAAAAAAAGAGAAAATACTGTTAGGAAACCGGTTCTCACCAACGAGGTACTCATTTGAAGGACTTTCCTTGAGGGAGAAGTACGAATGTTATCCGTTGTTTGAGCTATGGGAAAAATGGTATCTGGATTCAAAATTACAGCCTGTAGATTTATTCCTGCTCACATTTGCAGAACGAAATGATCGGAAAGCCTGGCGGGAAATACTGGAAAATGAGGTGTTCTATTTTGCCGACTTTATCCCTAATCCTGATAACAGCCGTTATCAATGGAATAATCCGATCAGTAAAATTTTAGTAGCTTTAGGCGGGATTTACCCGTTTGAAGAGAAAAATAAATACTTGGTGGATGCCTGTATTCAGGTATATTCCAAATTGCCGGATACGGTATTGAAGTATAAAAGAAACCAGGAACAAACGAGCTATTACAGTTGGAGTCATGATGAGCACGAGTATGGCAGCGGATGGCAGGCTGAGCGCTGTTTTAATGTTTTTCTCAATGGCATCGAACTTAAACCTGATGATGAGCTTGCCAAAAAAGTCTGGAATTTATACCGGTGGAAACAATATTCGGGACTTGCTGAAAATATTGGTAAAAATGTGCCGCCGCTTTATGTTTTCTCAAGGGCCTATGAACAGCATCTGGTCACCAAGGACGAACTGATTTCTGCGATGCTGCTACCAAACAGGATTCAATGGCTGTCGGCAGATAAAAAAAATAACAGAGATGCAGATGATGTGTTGAAAGACTTTCCGTTTGTAAAGCCTTTTTTTGAAACAATAAGAGAATATCTGCTTGATATTGAATTAAAAAGGAAGAGTTCAGCAACTCCGGTAACGATTTTTGCACAAAACCTTAAAAAAATCTATGGAATTAATCGCTTTAAAGAATTATTGACCGGACTTGGTAAAGCGAGTTTATATAAAGGATATATCTATTCATGGTCGGGTTCCGAAATGAATAAACAGCAATTATTCACCAGTTTGTTAAAGAAATGTTTTCCGTTGCCAGCAGATAACCAGGACGCTTTTAATGCAGCGATGAGGGATAGTGGTATTTCGGAAAATAGATTAATAGAAGCAGCAGTATATGCACCGCAATGGCAGCAATTTATAAGTAATTATCTGGGATGGAACGGACTTGATGAAGCAATATGGTGGATGCATGCCCATACCAAAACAGCAGCTTATCAGCAAAGCAATGCTGAAGATGAAAGTGAGATCGCCAAATATTCAACATTGGATGTAGATGACTTTAAAGATGGAGCCGTTGATAAAGAATGGTTTGACAGCGCTTACAAAAAACTGGGTAAAAAACGTTGGGAACTCGTTTATAATGCCGCCAGGTATATTAGTGAAGGAAACGGGCACCGCAGGGCAAGATTGTATGCCGATACCATCTTGGGCGACCTTAAAATTCGCGAAGTTACCGCCAAAGTGAAAGATAAAAGAGATCAGGATTATTTAAGAGTATATGGATTGGTGCCGCTGAGTAAAACAAATTCTGAAAAAGACGTATTAGGACGTTACCTGTATTTGCAACAGTTTAAAAAAGAAAGCAGGGATTTCGGAGCTCAGCGACAGGCCAGTGAAGCACTTGCGATACGGGTGGCGATGGAGAATCTCGCCAGAAATGCCGGATATCCGGATCCGATTCGTTTAACCTGGGCTATGGAAACCAAACAGGTGCTGGAAATCCTTTCTGATGCTACCGAGATTAAAATCGATGATATTGTCCTGAACCTTGTTGTGGATAGCGACGGTAAAGCAGATGTTGAGGTATCTAAAGAGGGAAAAATGCTAAAATCGATTCCTGCTAAATACAAAAAAGAGAAATCGGTTCTGGCTCTTAATGAGCATAAGAAAGTTTTGAGGGAACAATTCAGCCGTTCGAGAAAAGGATTGGAAGAAGCAATGATCAGGGGTGATGAATTCCATTTTGAAGAAATGGAAGTATTGATACAGCATCCTGTAATAGCCGGACATCTTCAAAAACTCGTTTTTGTGCTGGAAAGAGAAAGTGCTGTTCATATCGGATTCTATCACAAAGGGAATCTGGTTGATTTTGCAGGAGAATTGTACCCGATACAAAAAGAAGAAACAATACGCATTGCCCATTGTTACGACTTGCATGCTTCCGGAACATGGAGGGAATTTCAGCATTATTGTTTTGAAAAAGAATTGGTGCAGCCGTTTAAACAGATTTTCAGGGAACTCTATGTGCCAACGGCAGATGAGCTGGCGGTAGGCGGTGTTTCAGGAAGATATGAAGGACATCAGGTGCAGCCTAAAAAAACAGTAGCACTCCTGAAATCCAGAGGCTGGAAAGTGGATTATGAAACGGGATTGCAGAAACTTTACAGAAAAGAAGGTTATACGGTAAAACTGTATGCTATGGCAGATTGGTTTACCCCAAGTGATGTTGAAAGCCCGACATTGGAAACTGTTGAATTTCATGATCTGAAGACCTATAAAAACATTCCTTTTTCAGAAATCGATCCCCGAATTTTTTCGGAAGTGATGAGGGATATTGATTTGGTGGTCAGCGTTGCCCATGTGGGAGGTGTTGATCCGGAAAGTAGCCATTCTACTATTGAAATGAGAGCGGTTATCCTGGAAGAATCCATACGATTGTTTAAACTGGGGAATGTTGAGGTTAAAGGAAGTCATGTAATGATAAACGGAACATACGGAACATACAGCCTGCATTTGGGAAGTGCCATTGTGCATCAACTGCCGGGAAGATACCTGTCTATATTGCCGGTGCATTCGCAGCATAGAGGAAGATTGTTTCTGCCGTTCCTGGATGAAGACCCGAAAACTTCCGAAATTATAGCAAAAGTATTGCTGCTGTCGAGAGATAAAGAAATACAGGATCCGACAGTTTTATCGCAGATAGAAATGTATAGTAATTGATAGTTTAAGGCCTGATACCACATATCAGGCTTTTTTTTTGAAAAAAAAGTTTTACTGCGCAATACCATTGCGTTGATGGGTTGCAATTTTGCCCTGTTAAAACAAAAGAATATGGAAAAAATAACAGGAACCGATTTAATTTCGGTAGGATATAAACAAAATGCCGTTTTAGGAATAGCCTTAAAAATAGCCGCTGCCAATTCGGAAAGTATTGGAAAAGAAGCGCTGTTAATACAGTTGCAAAAGGTAAATGAAAACCCGGAAAATTATCTGGATGACCCGATTCTGGAAGATCTTGCAACAAAGATTATTGAAGAAGCAAATGCGCCAAAAGAGGAAATTATACCGCTAAATGAAGTGGCAAAAGAATATAATATTTTTGGCGAACAGCATATAGAAGAAGGAGCCCGGAAGCAAATGCATATCGCCATGAAACTGCCGGTTACGGTTGCCGGAGCTTTAATGCCGGATGCTCATCAGGGGTACGGATTACCTATTGGCGGTGTTCTGGCTACAAAAAATGCTATTATTCCGTATGGTGTGGGTGTCGATATCGGTTGCCGTATGGCGCTATCTGTTTATGATATCCCGGAAAGCCATTTCTATGAAAATGAGGCAAAATACAAAAGAGAGCTGATTGCCCATACAAAGTTTGGTGCCGGTCACGGTTATCATGGCCGGTATAAATCTAGCCATGATGTTTTGGATAGAAAAGAATTCAGCCTGACGCCTTTTATTAAAAACTTGCAGGATAAAGCCTGGTCCCAATTGGGAACTTCCGGAGGTGGTAATCACTTCGTGGAATTCGGGATCATTGAATTTGCGGAAAAAGACGAAATCCTGAATATTGAAAAAGGAAATTATGTGGCCTTACTAACGCATTCCGGTTCAAGAGGAATGGGAGCGACAATTGCGGGACATTACACCCGGCTGGCAAAGCAAATCTGTAAATTGCCGCAGGAAGCGTCCAATTTAGCCTATCTGGATATGAACTCACAGGAAGGACAGGAATATTGGCTGGCGATGAATCTGGCTGGTGATTATGCTTCGGCCTGCCATCAAGTCATTCATGATAAAATGCAAAAAGCGGTTGGAGCAACGGTATTGGCTAAGGTGGAAAACCATCATAATTTTGCCTGGAAAGAAATCTGGAACAATGAAGAAGTGATTGTACATCGAAAAGGAGCCACACCGGCAGCAAAAGGAGTGATGGGAATCATTCCCGGATCGATGACGGCACCGGGATTCCTGGTGAGAGGAAAAGGAGAGGCCAGTGCCATCAACTCTGCCTCACATGGAGCCGGGCGTCAAATGAGCCGGACACAGGCCGTGAAAAATATTACTAAAGCCGATATGAGTGCCGTTCTGAAAGAACACGGTGTTACCCTGGTGGGAGCCGGAAGAGACGAAGCGCCAATGGCATATAAAGATATCACAGTGGTCATGGAAGCGCAAAAAGAGCTGATCGATGTTGTGGCTAAATTTACACCCAAACTGGTGCGAATGGCGGATGACGGTAGTCATGAAGATTAAAAAAAAAGAGACCTGCCGGAATTATTTCAAGCAGGTCTTTTTTTGTGATAATGCTTTTAGTGTAGCGGCAAAACAGTTATATTTGTAGCTATTCAAATTATAAAAATGGAACTTAAATTAAACAGACCTATTTGTTTTTTTGACCTTGAAACGACTGGAATTGATGTGGCAAAAGACCGAATAGTAGAAATCTCGATATTCAAAGTATATCCTAACGGGAATAAAGAAGGGAAAACATGGCTGGTTAATCCGGGCATGCCAATTCCGCCGCAATCAACAGCAATACATGGTATTTCTGATGAGAAAGTTGCCAATGAACCCACGTTTAGACAGCTTTCGGCGCAAATATATAACATGATTAAAGACTCCGACCTGGCCGGTTTTAATTCGGATCGTTTCGATATTCCGCTTTTGGCAGAAGAATTATTGCGTGCTGAGGTGGATTTTGATATGAAAAACCGCGTATCGGTAGATGTGCAGACAATTTTCCATAAAATGGAAGAACGTACGCTAAGTGCTGCCTATAAATTTTACTGTGGCGGAAGTCTTGAAAATGCCCATAGTGCAGAAGCCGATACCCTGGCAACCTATGAAATCTTAAAAGCACAATTGGAGCGCTATCCGGAACTGGAAAACGATATCAAAACACTGTCTGAATTTACAACGCGAAAAAAATCGGTTGACTTTGCCGGATTTATAGCGTTGAATTCGGAAGGACAGGAAATCTTTACGTTCGGAAAACACAAAGGAGCT
This region of Flavobacterium inviolabile genomic DNA includes:
- a CDS encoding DUF4132 domain-containing protein; its protein translation is MSIETFLKQREIKNPIDQYKEELQQIVEGTGFFKLFKKKKLSKKAAALGLELIKKNKSGYYGNAAITLGSSRAEVFKNLIPEKIWDIREYYDLLIYFFGEEKAVYVKYAWEQMPYKIYQSSYLRRSFRAPNDENFAIINQVNFLINILQPLSKYDYKTGKTSYYNLNMEEHIAYTHEFYGNDNFYIWSAAIDLNNEKIFRLLEEIIQNKSETGKVSRECILALLNAKNKAGWLLVEKLLLAAQRQEGLRQVIVEALDEANVEALKYMIDVILEHKLTRFSSIVRAVDVWTGLGWEAEKESTIKTTLQFAKEFLNHPEKIAQAIKSTNNIEVYMALWAQGVEDVDKTVVYLQELLDKGTIEKKCLALKFASELCHPAIEMPLYYQAVKEPNLQILAFCFKGMNPLLNANAKSEFYINNDDFPAFFDQLDALLGQISEKEKVFDGKVFSWLKAKFNRNDIYEAMILLVGQDRGKLDRIMENFSGMAISLRESLTRNILKDFYQYSFSYGEKNNKNIPSDFQREFAFKLLKDRGEAIVATAINTLKPLKLNEKELNHFFELFKRKGATLRMHLIDLILKQDDEQLNAFIANLLTNGDSEQRMAGLELMIKLKEASRLLPEIENWTAAFNKRAKISEKEQKIIRQLSDHNETAILSAANGYGLYDPEKISPFALPVIEEDSYYKKAVKENKYGFSKPLHIIKSDLEQLSALYLNNKEYEYTSEDYYGKKEKILLGNRFSPTRYSFEGLSLREKYECYPLFELWEKWYLDSKLQPVDLFLLTFAERNDRKAWREILENEVFYFADFIPNPDNSRYQWNNPISKILVALGGIYPFEEKNKYLVDACIQVYSKLPDTVLKYKRNQEQTSYYSWSHDEHEYGSGWQAERCFNVFLNGIELKPDDELAKKVWNLYRWKQYSGLAENIGKNVPPLYVFSRAYEQHLVTKDELISAMLLPNRIQWLSADKKNNRDADDVLKDFPFVKPFFETIREYLLDIELKRKSSATPVTIFAQNLKKIYGINRFKELLTGLGKASLYKGYIYSWSGSEMNKQQLFTSLLKKCFPLPADNQDAFNAAMRDSGISENRLIEAAVYAPQWQQFISNYLGWNGLDEAIWWMHAHTKTAAYQQSNAEDESEIAKYSTLDVDDFKDGAVDKEWFDSAYKKLGKKRWELVYNAARYISEGNGHRRARLYADTILGDLKIREVTAKVKDKRDQDYLRVYGLVPLSKTNSEKDVLGRYLYLQQFKKESRDFGAQRQASEALAIRVAMENLARNAGYPDPIRLTWAMETKQVLEILSDATEIKIDDIVLNLVVDSDGKADVEVSKEGKMLKSIPAKYKKEKSVLALNEHKKVLREQFSRSRKGLEEAMIRGDEFHFEEMEVLIQHPVIAGHLQKLVFVLERESAVHIGFYHKGNLVDFAGELYPIQKEETIRIAHCYDLHASGTWREFQHYCFEKELVQPFKQIFRELYVPTADELAVGGVSGRYEGHQVQPKKTVALLKSRGWKVDYETGLQKLYRKEGYTVKLYAMADWFTPSDVESPTLETVEFHDLKTYKNIPFSEIDPRIFSEVMRDIDLVVSVAHVGGVDPESSHSTIEMRAVILEESIRLFKLGNVEVKGSHVMINGTYGTYSLHLGSAIVHQLPGRYLSILPVHSQHRGRLFLPFLDEDPKTSEIIAKVLLLSRDKEIQDPTVLSQIEMYSN
- a CDS encoding RtcB family protein, with translation MEKITGTDLISVGYKQNAVLGIALKIAAANSESIGKEALLIQLQKVNENPENYLDDPILEDLATKIIEEANAPKEEIIPLNEVAKEYNIFGEQHIEEGARKQMHIAMKLPVTVAGALMPDAHQGYGLPIGGVLATKNAIIPYGVGVDIGCRMALSVYDIPESHFYENEAKYKRELIAHTKFGAGHGYHGRYKSSHDVLDRKEFSLTPFIKNLQDKAWSQLGTSGGGNHFVEFGIIEFAEKDEILNIEKGNYVALLTHSGSRGMGATIAGHYTRLAKQICKLPQEASNLAYLDMNSQEGQEYWLAMNLAGDYASACHQVIHDKMQKAVGATVLAKVENHHNFAWKEIWNNEEVIVHRKGATPAAKGVMGIIPGSMTAPGFLVRGKGEASAINSASHGAGRQMSRTQAVKNITKADMSAVLKEHGVTLVGAGRDEAPMAYKDITVVMEAQKELIDVVAKFTPKLVRMADDGSHED
- a CDS encoding 3'-5' exonuclease; translation: MELKLNRPICFFDLETTGIDVAKDRIVEISIFKVYPNGNKEGKTWLVNPGMPIPPQSTAIHGISDEKVANEPTFRQLSAQIYNMIKDSDLAGFNSDRFDIPLLAEELLRAEVDFDMKNRVSVDVQTIFHKMEERTLSAAYKFYCGGSLENAHSAEADTLATYEILKAQLERYPELENDIKTLSEFTTRKKSVDFAGFIALNSEGQEIFTFGKHKGALVEDVLEKEPGYFGWIQNAEFPLYTKKVLTGIKLRKLNNKLS